The window AGATTTTCACTTTCTATTGCCTGCACTGCCATTGAGATTGCTAAAGCGGCGTTCAATTCTGCAGCCCAGTCATGATCTGGAAACCCTTCGGCCAAGAGTCTTTTGTTTTTCTCCTGATAGGCCTCTTCCTCTATGACTGTCGGAGTGCTTACAGCAGGAATGCCGATAAGTTGATAGAAGAGCTCGGGGCTGGTTTCGAAGACGATGGCGAGCAGTCTCTTAAAGAGAAAGTCTTGATGTTGATCCTCTAGAGTTGAGCGCATCCATGTTGAGCCTTTATCTGGCGTATGAAAGCCATCTGCCGGCGGTTGTTCGGTTGCCTCTTCCATGATGATGACTTCAAGGTGACGGCTAATAAGTAGAGCTATTAACTTTGGATCGAGGCTATGGAGCGTCTTCTGTAGTATCGTCAAATCTTCGCTCGTATCTGCAAGCTCAAGCCATTGCCAGACTTGTGACTCTTCGAAAGTATCAAAGCTCCAGAGATCAAAATCTAACATGAGTTGCATTTGCTCTCGACTTGCCATTTCCAGAATTTCAATTGAGGATTCCAATCCCTGGTCTTTTAAGGCAAGGAAGAGTCTTTGGGCTGGAATTCCCCTCGTAAACGCAACGGGATTTTCTGCACTATAGATCTGTTTTATGAGAGAAGCCGATCGGCCTCCAGTTGATGGTGAATGAAAGTGAGATACTGGCTTGTCCATGTTACATTCTCGTGTTCGACCGTATCGTAGAGCGGTAATTCTTCGCTTAAAGCATTGAACGCTTCTCTCCAACCAGGGAGAGCGAAGGGATTTCAACCCGATAATACCACAATAACCGAGTGGATTCTCGAATTAGGATATTACTGCTTAGGATGTTACTGCCTCTACCTGTTGTGCACTTTCTGGCTTTTCTTCGCCCTTCACTTCCTGAGAAGTGGTGCTTTGTTCACTGCCATTGGTGTTGGAACTCTCTACGCTCTCTGACGCGCCCTTTTCTTTGGTGCTCTTTGTCTTTGAGCTTGCTCCTTTGGAGGTCGCTTTTAACGGGGCAAGTACAATATAAATCTGTCTTCCCCGGGCTGGTGAGCGCTCATCAATCGCAGCTACATCTTTGAGTTCTTCTACAATCTCTTCAAACTTTTCAATTCCGAGGTCCATATACATTACCTCTCGACCACGGAATCTCATCGAGAACTTGACTTTGTCTCCCTCACCGAGAAACTCTCTTGCCTTCTTTAGTTTTGTTTCAAGGTCACTGGAGTCTGTTCGATAGCGGATTCGTAGCTCTTTTAAGGAGGTTTCTACCCGCTTCTTCTTTGCTTCAGTTTCTTTCTTCTGCTCTCGATACTTGAACTTGCCATAGTCCATAAACTTACAAACTGGCGGCTTTGAGTTCGGTGCTACTTCAACAAGGTCTAGTCCCTTATCCTCTGCAAGACTCAGGGCATGCGAAGTCGCCATGACGCCAAGTTGCTTTCCTTCGTCATCGATAACCCGTACTTCTGGGACTCGGATATTTGTATTGATACGGTGAGTGTCTTCTTGGGCTTGTACAGGGGCTCTTCTTCCTCGTCCACCCCTTCGATAGTTTACCAAATAATGCTCCGCGGTTCGTTAGTATGTAAATCTCTTTAAAAATTGTTGCTTACTCTCCAAATACCTTGCCGTCTGCTGTCAGAGCGGAAGCACGCCACGTCAGATTTCTGATCGGGCTTTTATAGCACCGATTCTACAGCACCAGTGTTATAGCACCGTTCACCCCGTGCGGGCGAGTATATTCAGATAGTTGCCCCGATACTTTGCCGTGAAGCGCTCTAAAAATCAAGTCGGTTGCATCGTGGTACGTATATGGACGTATTTTCCCTGAATTGAGGCACTTTTCCTGTAAAGAGCATTAAAAGTAAAATTGCAATAATTCAAGTATCTTATGTGGCAAATTGCTTGATTTGCCTCAGGTTTGCCAGCTGTCTACGAGACCCTTCTGAGCTTTCTAAGATAAAATCGACGGCCCGTATTTTGGAAGGACCCCTTTGGTAGGAGTTGAAGGAGAAGGCCTTTTGTTTTTATGAGAGGAGGGAAGCAAGGAGTGAAATCGAGGAAGAGCAAACTCCGGAAGAAGACGAGGTGTTTATATTCCCAACTCTAAAATCGGAATGTATTACCCTGCTGATTGTTCCCTTCGTTCTCGGTAACGGAAAGGAACAAGTATTTCAATAAGCTAAGTAATACTGGATGTGTTTGAGTTGACACGATGACATCAACAGAGAGATAACCAAGGAAGAGATTCAAGGGAAGAAGCGGTGAGATTCCGCCACGGTCCCGCCGCTGTAATCTGTCACCATAATCGGCTTGATTGTGGAATCGAACTGGGAAAGCAGCCACTGAAGAACTACCTCTC is drawn from bacterium and contains these coding sequences:
- a CDS encoding translation initiation factor IF-3 is translated as MVNYRRGGRGRRAPVQAQEDTHRINTNIRVPEVRVIDDEGKQLGVMATSHALSLAEDKGLDLVEVAPNSKPPVCKFMDYGKFKYREQKKETEAKKKRVETSLKELRIRYRTDSSDLETKLKKAREFLGEGDKVKFSMRFRGREVMYMDLGIEKFEEIVEELKDVAAIDERSPARGRQIYIVLAPLKATSKGASSKTKSTKEKGASESVESSNTNGSEQSTTSQEVKGEEKPESAQQVEAVTS